One genomic window of Candidatus Kuenenia stuttgartiensis includes the following:
- a CDS encoding class I SAM-dependent methyltransferase — MFWDSRYKTEEYIFGREPTAFLKEHISLLPKGKALDVATGEGRNAVFLAKNGFEVDCCDVSAVAIEKAKNLAKENNVRINAFVADLKDYKLPKNSYDAITCFYYLQRDLIPQIKDSLKVGGMIMYETFTVENAERGFDGPKNKEYLLKPNELLYFFMDFKIIYYRELVLDDKKAIASLIAEKYK, encoded by the coding sequence TTGTTTTGGGATAGCAGATATAAGACGGAGGAATATATTTTTGGCAGGGAGCCTACCGCATTTTTAAAGGAACATATTAGTCTTTTACCCAAAGGAAAAGCATTGGATGTTGCAACGGGCGAAGGCCGCAATGCCGTTTTTTTGGCAAAAAACGGGTTCGAGGTGGACTGCTGCGATGTTTCTGCCGTCGCCATTGAAAAGGCAAAAAATCTGGCAAAAGAAAACAATGTCCGCATTAATGCATTTGTAGCGGATTTGAAAGACTATAAATTGCCCAAAAATTCCTATGATGCAATAACCTGTTTTTACTACTTACAAAGGGATCTCATTCCTCAAATAAAGGACTCTCTCAAGGTCGGGGGAATGATCATGTACGAGACCTTTACTGTTGAGAATGCTGAACGCGGTTTTGACGGGCCTAAGAACAAAGAATATTTATTAAAACCGAATGAGCTGCTGTATTTTTTCATGGATTTTAAGATTATTTATTACCGGGAACTCGTTTTAGACGATAAAAAGGCGATAGCAAGTTTAATTGCGGAAAAATACAAATGA
- the groES gene encoding co-chaperone GroES, translating into MANIKPLDDRVVVQPMEAEEKTKGGIVLPETAKEKPIKGKIIAVGEGKLLENGKRADLLVKVGDVVLYGKYAGTEVTVDGKEYLIMRESDILAKVN; encoded by the coding sequence ATGGCAAACATTAAACCGTTAGATGACAGGGTAGTTGTTCAGCCTATGGAAGCTGAGGAAAAAACAAAGGGTGGTATCGTTTTACCTGAGACAGCAAAAGAAAAACCAATAAAAGGAAAAATAATAGCAGTTGGCGAAGGAAAATTATTGGAAAATGGTAAAAGAGCAGATTTATTGGTAAAGGTGGGCGATGTGGTTTTATACGGAAAATACGCAGGAACAGAGGTTACGGTTGACGGCAAAGAATATTTGATTATGAGAGAAAGCGACATTTTGGCGAAAGTTAACTAA
- the groL gene encoding chaperonin GroEL (60 kDa chaperone family; promotes refolding of misfolded polypeptides especially under stressful conditions; forms two stacked rings of heptamers to form a barrel-shaped 14mer; ends can be capped by GroES; misfolded proteins enter the barrel where they are refolded when GroES binds) codes for MAKQLAFSDEARAAIARGVTKLARAVKVTLGPRGRNAVLDKGYGSPTVTKDGVTVADETELIDPYENTGARLVREAASKTSDVAGDGTTTATVLAEAIFLEGLKCVTSGADPMALNRGMRKAQEKVVSKLKEMSKKVQNQNDIANIGSIAANNDKEVGKMIADAMDKVGKDGVITVEEGKGLDTRVEVVEGMQFDRGYLSPHFVTNQDTMEVELKDPYILVFEDKVSTIKGLVPLLEKLAKTGVPLLIIAEDVEGEALATLVVNKLRGTISCAAVKAPGYGDRRKAMLDDIATLTGGKAIFKDLGIQLENIDIRDLGRAKKVTIDSDNTTIVQGAGSSDAISGRINQIRNEIETTTSDYDREKLQERLAKLAGGIAQILVGAATESEMKEKKARVEDALHATRAAVEEGILPGGGVALLNTIEVLEKLKLDGDEAMGVDIVKKALSSPAKQIFKNAGLEGSVIVKKILDARDSMYGYDADKGDYCNMIEAGVIDPTKVTRSALQNAISIAGILLTTECIITDIPKKEGEGMPSGMGGMGGMGGMGGMGGMGGMGMM; via the coding sequence ATGGCGAAGCAATTGGCCTTTAGTGATGAGGCAAGAGCCGCGATTGCCAGAGGGGTGACAAAACTCGCAAGGGCAGTTAAGGTGACTTTGGGGCCAAGGGGCAGAAATGCTGTGTTGGATAAGGGGTACGGGAGCCCAACCGTAACTAAAGATGGAGTAACGGTAGCAGATGAGACGGAGCTGATAGACCCTTATGAAAATACAGGCGCCCGGTTGGTGAGGGAGGCTGCTTCAAAGACAAGTGATGTGGCCGGGGATGGCACCACAACTGCCACGGTTCTGGCTGAGGCAATATTTTTGGAAGGACTAAAGTGCGTGACGTCCGGCGCAGACCCAATGGCGCTCAACAGGGGGATGCGCAAGGCCCAGGAAAAGGTGGTAAGCAAATTAAAAGAAATGAGCAAAAAGGTTCAGAACCAAAATGATATTGCTAATATCGGCTCCATTGCGGCAAATAACGATAAAGAAGTTGGTAAAATGATTGCCGATGCAATGGATAAGGTTGGGAAAGATGGTGTGATCACCGTCGAAGAAGGAAAAGGTCTTGATACACGCGTGGAAGTAGTGGAAGGCATGCAGTTTGACCGTGGCTACCTTTCCCCGCATTTTGTAACAAATCAGGATACTATGGAGGTGGAATTAAAGGATCCCTATATTCTGGTATTCGAGGATAAGGTATCGACGATTAAGGGGCTTGTGCCACTGCTGGAAAAATTGGCGAAAACGGGAGTTCCTCTTTTAATTATAGCGGAAGATGTGGAAGGGGAGGCATTGGCAACCCTTGTTGTTAATAAACTTCGTGGCACTATAAGTTGTGCAGCAGTAAAAGCGCCGGGTTACGGAGACCGCAGGAAGGCTATGTTGGATGATATTGCAACCCTTACCGGCGGGAAGGCCATATTTAAAGATCTTGGAATTCAGTTGGAAAATATTGATATTCGCGATTTGGGGCGCGCTAAAAAAGTCACTATCGACAGTGATAACACTACGATTGTGCAGGGCGCCGGCAGCTCTGACGCCATATCCGGCAGGATCAATCAGATAAGAAACGAGATAGAAACAACAACCTCGGATTATGACAGGGAAAAGCTGCAGGAACGTTTGGCGAAGCTTGCGGGCGGCATTGCTCAGATTTTGGTGGGAGCCGCCACGGAAAGTGAGATGAAAGAAAAGAAGGCACGGGTTGAAGACGCGTTGCATGCTACGCGGGCTGCTGTTGAAGAAGGTATTTTGCCAGGCGGCGGTGTTGCTCTCCTCAATACCATTGAAGTTTTAGAAAAGCTTAAACTGGATGGTGATGAGGCAATGGGCGTTGATATTGTAAAAAAGGCTCTTTCCTCTCCGGCAAAACAAATATTTAAAAATGCCGGGCTTGAAGGGTCTGTAATTGTAAAGAAAATACTAGACGCCCGTGATTCTATGTATGGCTATGATGCAGACAAGGGAGATTACTGCAATATGATAGAGGCCGGCGTAATCGACCCTACGAAGGTGACGAGAAGCGCTCTCCAGAATGCCATAAGCATTGCCGGAATATTATTGACCACCGAATGCATTATTACCGATATCCCTAAGAAAGAAGGCGAAGGCATGCCATCTGGTATGGGTGGCATGGGCGGTATGGGTGGTATGGGTGGTATGGGTGGTATGGGCGGCATGGGAATGATGTAG
- the dnaJ gene encoding molecular chaperone DnaJ, with protein MGRDYYQILGVSRNAGSDEIKKAYRQLAMKYHPDRNPGNKESEQMFKEAAEAYGVLSDAEKKKLYDQYGEEGLKATGTRGYSSYEDIFDAFGDIFGGGSIFDEFFGKGRGGGEAGKRGASLKCDIEMGFKEVATGVEKKIELMRREICDACRGTGAKEGTSPVTCPYCGGKGQVQQSQGFFTLRTTCPKCRGTGKIIESPCRKCGGTKRYPRRATISVKIPAGVEDGTRLRLVGQGEPGENGAPSGDLYCDVHVTPHPIFQRHGNDVLCEVPISFAQAALGCKLDVPTLSGNIIQVKVPKGIQNNEIIPIKGEGFPNIHRHGKGNLLVQVVVETPTKISSRQEELLKEFAELEKNNISSRQKKFIEKMKQVS; from the coding sequence ATGGGACGAGATTACTATCAAATATTGGGAGTAAGCAGGAACGCGGGCAGCGATGAAATAAAAAAAGCGTATCGACAACTGGCGATGAAATATCACCCCGATAGAAATCCCGGTAATAAAGAATCTGAACAAATGTTTAAAGAAGCGGCGGAAGCATATGGAGTATTGAGTGACGCCGAAAAGAAGAAATTATATGATCAATACGGAGAAGAAGGCCTGAAGGCCACAGGCACTCGTGGTTACAGCTCCTATGAGGATATCTTTGATGCGTTTGGAGATATATTTGGTGGCGGAAGTATTTTCGATGAATTTTTTGGCAAGGGAAGAGGCGGTGGAGAAGCCGGTAAAAGAGGGGCAAGTTTAAAATGTGATATCGAGATGGGGTTTAAAGAAGTTGCTACCGGCGTAGAGAAAAAGATCGAACTTATGCGAAGGGAAATATGCGATGCTTGCCGTGGTACTGGCGCTAAGGAAGGTACTTCTCCGGTTACGTGTCCTTACTGCGGAGGGAAGGGACAGGTGCAACAATCGCAAGGGTTCTTCACATTGCGCACTACATGTCCTAAATGCCGTGGCACTGGCAAAATTATCGAATCGCCATGCAGAAAATGCGGCGGAACAAAACGATATCCAAGAAGGGCGACAATATCGGTAAAGATCCCGGCAGGGGTAGAAGATGGCACAAGACTGAGACTGGTGGGACAGGGCGAACCAGGAGAGAATGGAGCACCTTCCGGTGATTTGTATTGTGATGTCCACGTCACGCCCCATCCAATCTTTCAGAGGCATGGAAACGATGTATTGTGTGAAGTCCCCATTAGTTTTGCACAGGCGGCATTAGGCTGCAAACTTGATGTCCCGACATTGTCTGGCAATATCATTCAGGTGAAAGTGCCTAAGGGCATACAAAATAACGAGATTATCCCTATTAAAGGTGAAGGGTTTCCTAATATACACAGGCATGGCAAAGGTAATTTGCTGGTTCAGGTGGTAGTTGAAACACCAACGAAGATTTCTTCGCGTCAGGAAGAATTGTTAAAAGAATTCGCCGAGCTGGAAAAAAATAATATTTCTTCCAGACAAAAGAAGTTTATTGAAAAAATGAAACAGGTATCATAA
- a CDS encoding biotin--[acetyl-CoA-carboxylase] ligase, with translation MKTKASYLLRPEEIMDGLKTKIVGSEIIYHEKITSTMDAARELIQTDFKNGTTIFAEEQTNGRGRSNHIWFCPKYKGLLLTILLKYTMKPDNLCLLIGTIAVAITEMVRESFLLQAEIKWPNDLLIGGKKWGGVLVTMEKNHKKQPIFLIGIGININTTETELPKKTSILPTSIAIEKKEYVNRISFARTLLQYIDKWYLILRDEHFKYITEKWKEYCVTVGKDLIITDNGKEYSGKVIGISYNGGLMLKLQNGGTKIFRGEHATIKS, from the coding sequence ATGAAAACAAAAGCCTCATACCTTTTAAGACCAGAAGAAATCATGGATGGCTTAAAGACAAAAATTGTCGGAAGTGAAATTATTTATCATGAAAAAATCACTTCCACAATGGATGCAGCAAGGGAACTTATACAAACAGATTTTAAAAACGGCACTACCATTTTTGCCGAAGAACAGACGAACGGCAGGGGCCGTTCAAACCATATTTGGTTTTGCCCAAAATACAAGGGCTTGCTCCTTACCATTCTGCTCAAATATACTATGAAACCTGACAATTTATGCCTGTTAATAGGCACTATAGCGGTGGCAATAACGGAAATGGTTCGTGAATCCTTCCTATTACAAGCGGAAATCAAATGGCCAAACGACCTGTTAATCGGAGGAAAGAAATGGGGGGGGGTACTGGTAACTATGGAAAAGAATCACAAAAAACAACCCATATTTTTAATAGGGATCGGCATAAATATCAACACAACAGAAACCGAATTGCCGAAAAAAACGAGTATACTTCCAACATCAATTGCAATAGAAAAAAAAGAATACGTTAACCGTATATCTTTCGCCAGAACACTGCTCCAATATATCGATAAGTGGTATTTAATTCTTCGGGATGAACACTTTAAATATATTACTGAAAAGTGGAAAGAATATTGTGTAACTGTGGGGAAAGATCTGATAATCACTGACAATGGAAAGGAATATTCCGGCAAAGTAATCGGAATATCCTACAACGGCGGGTTAATGTTAAAATTACAGAATGGAGGTACGAAAATATTCCGGGGTGAGCACGCTACAATAAAAAGCTGA
- a CDS encoding ATP-dependent helicase: MKFLEDVTDKQREAITHIDGPLLIVAGAGSGKTRVITRRIGYLMSEGISPYNILAITFTNKAANEMAERVKKFSSHKGMWVSTFHKMCSRILRKDIELLGYSKDFTIYDTVDQLNRIKSIMADLEIDTAHWKPRSIISSISNAKNKLIDHERFAATASDIYHQMVAKIYKKYDTMLKSGNALDFDDLLIKTVELLKIRPDVLSSYQERFKYILIDEYQDTNFVQYAISRLLAQKYKNICVTGDPDQSIYGWRGADLRNIMDFEKDYPDARVVLLEQNYRSTKNILLAASSVIQKNKYRKQKEIWTENEHGEKIKTIHCENEHSEAEEIAKTIRALRGNGIKYTEIALFYRTNAQSRTLEIALRNAGIPYVIVGGVEFYRRKEIKDILAYIRLCVNPCDDSALERAINTPARGIGTTTVKKIKEWAESRESTLFNAIGIVDAIHEVTGKSAAAIKRFYELIMVLRHMPETSVEKTLKSIIDKTGYIHFLRKSEEKESEDRIANVEELVNAAHEYDANHTDGSLQGFLEEVALISDLDTVEDMAEAVTLMTLHTAKGLEFPVVFISGMEEGLLPHSESRISEEEIEEERRLCYVGITRAMKRLFLTYTKRRMRYGQLIPCVASRFLDEIHADCMDRLDKTENHFSYEYQGKSNSWENDAVEACDVLSESDVFPSGNVRTFLNGEVVRHPVFGIGRVLEMQGSNEKASVKVSFNVGGTKNLMLAYAKLEKVT; this comes from the coding sequence ATGAAATTTTTAGAAGATGTTACGGACAAACAGCGTGAAGCGATTACCCATATTGACGGTCCTCTTTTGATTGTTGCGGGCGCGGGTAGCGGAAAAACACGGGTAATCACACGGCGTATCGGCTATTTAATGTCGGAAGGTATTTCCCCATACAATATATTGGCCATAACATTTACCAATAAGGCGGCAAATGAAATGGCTGAAAGGGTGAAAAAATTTTCCTCTCATAAAGGAATGTGGGTCTCCACATTCCACAAGATGTGCTCAAGAATTTTAAGAAAAGATATAGAATTGCTTGGTTATTCAAAAGATTTTACCATTTACGATACGGTGGATCAATTGAACAGGATTAAATCCATCATGGCCGATTTAGAGATTGATACCGCCCACTGGAAGCCGAGGAGTATTATAAGTTCCATCAGCAATGCCAAGAACAAACTTATCGACCATGAACGATTCGCTGCAACAGCGTCAGATATTTATCACCAAATGGTTGCAAAAATTTATAAAAAATATGATACCATGCTAAAATCCGGCAATGCTCTGGACTTTGATGACCTTCTCATAAAGACGGTTGAACTTTTAAAAATACGCCCGGATGTATTGTCTTCATATCAGGAACGGTTTAAATATATCCTCATCGATGAATATCAGGATACTAATTTTGTTCAATATGCTATTTCACGGCTGCTAGCACAGAAATACAAAAATATTTGTGTGACGGGAGACCCTGACCAGTCGATTTACGGCTGGCGCGGTGCGGATTTAAGAAACATAATGGATTTTGAAAAAGACTATCCCGACGCCAGGGTCGTGCTACTGGAGCAAAATTATCGTTCGACAAAGAACATCCTGCTGGCGGCATCGAGTGTTATTCAAAAAAATAAATACAGGAAGCAGAAAGAAATCTGGACGGAAAATGAACATGGGGAAAAGATAAAGACAATACATTGCGAGAATGAACATAGCGAGGCGGAAGAAATCGCAAAAACAATCAGGGCGCTGCGCGGAAATGGAATAAAATATACGGAGATAGCCCTGTTTTATCGTACCAATGCCCAATCCAGGACGCTGGAAATAGCACTCAGAAATGCCGGGATTCCCTATGTAATAGTTGGCGGCGTCGAATTTTACCGGCGAAAGGAGATAAAAGATATACTGGCGTATATTAGATTATGCGTAAATCCATGCGATGACTCGGCGTTAGAACGTGCGATTAATACGCCGGCCCGCGGTATTGGAACTACTACAGTTAAGAAAATAAAAGAATGGGCTGAGAGCCGGGAGTCAACACTATTCAACGCCATTGGGATTGTGGATGCAATTCATGAAGTCACCGGCAAATCTGCCGCGGCAATAAAAAGGTTTTATGAACTAATTATGGTCTTGCGCCATATGCCGGAGACGTCAGTGGAAAAAACACTTAAAAGCATAATTGACAAAACAGGGTATATCCATTTTCTCAGAAAATCTGAAGAAAAAGAGTCTGAGGACCGCATAGCGAATGTGGAAGAATTGGTGAATGCTGCCCATGAATATGATGCAAACCATACTGACGGTTCTTTGCAGGGTTTTTTAGAGGAAGTGGCGCTTATTTCCGATTTGGATACGGTTGAAGACATGGCGGAAGCGGTGACGCTTATGACATTGCATACGGCGAAGGGGCTGGAATTTCCTGTCGTGTTTATTTCCGGTATGGAAGAGGGTTTATTGCCTCATTCAGAATCGCGGATTTCAGAGGAAGAAATTGAAGAAGAACGGCGGTTGTGCTATGTGGGCATAACCCGGGCGATGAAAAGGCTTTTTCTTACGTACACAAAAAGGAGGATGAGATACGGTCAATTGATACCATGTGTAGCATCCCGGTTTTTAGATGAAATACATGCTGACTGCATGGATAGGCTGGATAAGACGGAAAACCATTTTTCTTACGAATATCAGGGGAAGAGTAATTCATGGGAAAACGACGCAGTGGAAGCCTGCGATGTGTTATCAGAAAGTGACGTATTTCCCTCCGGAAATGTCCGGACTTTTTTAAACGGCGAGGTGGTACGGCATCCTGTGTTTGGCATCGGAAGGGTCCTGGAAATGCAGGGAAGCAATGAGAAGGCAAGTGTTAAAGTGAGTTTTAATGTCGGCGGAACAAAGAATCTCATGCTGGCATATGCGAAATTGGAAAAAGTAACTTAG
- the groL gene encoding chaperonin GroEL (60 kDa chaperone family; promotes refolding of misfolded polypeptides especially under stressful conditions; forms two stacked rings of heptamers to form a barrel-shaped 14mer; ends can be capped by GroES; misfolded proteins enter the barrel where they are refolded when GroES binds), giving the protein MAAKQLIYDEIARGSLRKGIRQLADVVRVTMGPTGRNVILEKGFGAPSVTKDGVTVAKEVELKNPFENMGAKMVCEVASKTSDIAGDGTTTATILAEAIFNEGMKYVTAGANPMALKRGIDKAVDVVVAELKQLSIPIKGRAEIAQVGTISANNDASIGNLLADAMDKVGKDGVITVEEAKGIETTLEIVEGMQFDKGYLSPYFITDAQNMEVVLENAYILIHEKKISSMRDLLPLLEKIAGSGKPFLIISEDVEGEALATLVVNKLRGVLSCAAVKAPGFGDRRKAMLEDIAILTNGKAITEDLGLKLENIGIEDLGVAKRITINKDNTTIIEGAATKENIQARIRQIKNQIEQTTSNYDKEKLSERLAKLAGGVAVIHVGAATEVEMNEKKARVEDALHATRAAVEEGIVPGGGIAYIRTIPALKEASKNANGDEKIGMDLIAKVLEAPLRQIANNTGADGSVVFEEVKGLSANMGYNANTGEYVDMFVAGIVDPAKVSRVALQNSASVAGLLLTTETMVTEYKEDEDEKIINGSIH; this is encoded by the coding sequence ATGGCAGCAAAGCAGTTGATTTATGATGAAATTGCCAGGGGGTCGCTTCGAAAGGGGATAAGACAATTAGCAGACGTCGTTCGGGTAACTATGGGGCCTACCGGAAGGAATGTGATACTGGAAAAGGGTTTTGGCGCCCCCTCTGTTACAAAGGATGGTGTAACTGTCGCAAAAGAGGTTGAATTAAAAAATCCCTTTGAAAATATGGGCGCTAAAATGGTATGTGAAGTGGCGTCAAAAACCAGTGATATTGCAGGCGATGGTACGACTACTGCGACCATTCTGGCAGAGGCAATTTTCAATGAGGGGATGAAGTATGTCACCGCAGGCGCTAACCCTATGGCGCTCAAAAGGGGTATTGACAAGGCGGTGGACGTTGTGGTCGCAGAACTGAAACAGTTAAGCATCCCCATAAAAGGACGCGCAGAGATTGCGCAAGTGGGTACAATTTCTGCAAACAATGATGCTTCTATTGGAAATCTTCTTGCAGACGCGATGGATAAGGTAGGGAAAGACGGCGTGATTACGGTTGAAGAGGCGAAGGGGATAGAGACTACTTTAGAAATTGTTGAAGGTATGCAGTTTGATAAGGGGTATCTCTCTCCTTACTTCATAACAGATGCTCAAAATATGGAAGTGGTGCTGGAAAATGCATATATATTAATTCACGAGAAGAAGATATCCAGCATGAGAGATCTCCTGCCCTTGTTGGAAAAGATTGCAGGTAGCGGAAAACCATTTTTGATAATTTCCGAGGATGTTGAAGGTGAAGCGCTGGCAACTCTCGTTGTGAATAAGCTGCGCGGTGTATTAAGCTGTGCGGCGGTTAAGGCTCCAGGGTTTGGCGACCGCAGAAAGGCTATGCTGGAAGATATCGCAATATTGACGAACGGAAAGGCAATTACCGAAGATTTGGGATTAAAGCTGGAGAATATCGGGATAGAAGATCTTGGAGTGGCAAAGAGGATTACCATAAATAAAGATAACACGACAATAATCGAAGGTGCGGCTACGAAAGAAAACATTCAGGCCAGGATCCGGCAAATCAAAAATCAGATTGAACAGACAACGTCAAACTATGATAAAGAAAAACTCAGCGAGAGGCTTGCGAAGCTGGCTGGCGGGGTTGCGGTAATACACGTTGGGGCGGCAACCGAAGTCGAGATGAATGAGAAAAAGGCACGCGTGGAAGATGCTTTACATGCAACCAGGGCTGCTGTTGAGGAAGGTATTGTGCCAGGGGGAGGCATCGCTTACATACGTACGATACCTGCACTGAAAGAGGCAAGTAAAAATGCTAACGGCGATGAGAAGATCGGTATGGATTTAATTGCAAAAGTGCTGGAAGCTCCCTTACGGCAAATTGCGAATAATACCGGGGCAGACGGTTCGGTGGTTTTTGAGGAAGTGAAGGGGCTTTCCGCAAATATGGGCTATAATGCCAATACTGGCGAGTATGTTGATATGTTCGTGGCGGGTATTGTTGATCCTGCGAAAGTATCGAGAGTGGCATTGCAAAATTCGGCAAGTGTCGCCGGTTTATTGCTGACAACTGAGACTATGGTGACGGAATATAAAGAGGATGAGGATGAAAAAATTATAAATGGCAGCATTCATTAA
- the der gene encoding ribosome biogenesis GTPase Der yields the protein MQIPVAVIVGRPNVGKSALFNCFSRRRISIVEPTSGVTRDRVSTEIRHKDCVFELVDTGGMGITDSDGLTEDIEMQIEVALAAADVVLFVVDVREGVTPLDRIVAERLRHVKKEVILIANKVDTPKFEHSMGEFNELGFGEPHPVSAIEGYGRSDLLDKIISLFPLQEPYDNTDSVPIMKMAIVGKRNAGKSTLINTLARKQRVIVSEVPGTTRDSIDVKFEMDNKQFLAIDTAGVRKKSQVKDSIEFYSMARAERSIRRADVVLFLIDATLKISDVDKKLGAYIDLERKPCVIVINKWDLVKGIETEEYHEYINKSLPGLSFVPISFISAKNNDHVAEMIHLAMDLYEQANTRVSTSELNKVVEDALKLQRPGQRKSKTPRIYYCTQISVAPPTFVIFVNDPTLFDNNYERYLGNQLRRKLAFPEIPLKFYFRQRSQTKQKTEHS from the coding sequence ATGCAAATACCGGTAGCAGTAATTGTCGGAAGGCCAAACGTGGGAAAATCTGCGTTGTTTAATTGTTTTTCCCGACGGAGAATATCTATTGTTGAACCTACCTCCGGTGTAACCAGAGACCGGGTATCAACCGAAATACGCCATAAGGATTGTGTGTTTGAGTTGGTTGATACTGGCGGCATGGGGATAACAGATTCAGACGGCCTTACAGAAGATATTGAGATGCAGATAGAAGTAGCGCTTGCGGCGGCGGATGTTGTTCTTTTTGTTGTTGATGTACGCGAAGGCGTCACGCCTTTAGATAGAATTGTCGCAGAAAGATTACGGCATGTAAAAAAGGAAGTAATCCTTATCGCAAATAAGGTCGATACACCGAAATTTGAGCATTCAATGGGCGAATTTAACGAACTGGGTTTTGGAGAACCACACCCGGTTTCTGCAATAGAAGGATATGGCAGGTCGGACTTGCTTGACAAAATCATTTCTCTTTTTCCTCTCCAGGAACCTTACGACAATACAGATTCCGTACCTATTATGAAAATGGCAATAGTAGGGAAGCGAAATGCGGGAAAATCCACTTTAATTAATACCCTTGCCAGAAAGCAACGTGTCATTGTAAGCGAGGTGCCTGGAACGACAAGGGATTCAATTGACGTGAAATTTGAAATGGATAATAAACAGTTTTTAGCAATAGATACCGCCGGTGTACGCAAAAAAAGCCAGGTAAAAGATTCTATCGAATTTTACAGCATGGCTCGTGCGGAAAGGTCTATCCGGCGGGCAGATGTGGTATTGTTCCTGATTGATGCAACCCTCAAAATCTCAGATGTAGATAAGAAGTTAGGGGCGTACATCGACCTGGAAAGAAAACCATGTGTGATCGTTATTAACAAATGGGATTTGGTTAAGGGCATTGAAACAGAAGAATATCATGAGTATATAAATAAAAGCCTGCCGGGTCTTTCATTTGTCCCTATTTCATTTATTAGCGCCAAAAACAACGATCACGTTGCCGAGATGATTCACCTTGCGATGGATCTTTATGAGCAGGCCAATACAAGGGTTTCAACGTCGGAGTTAAATAAGGTGGTAGAAGATGCCCTGAAGTTGCAACGTCCCGGGCAAAGAAAGTCAAAAACACCGAGGATATATTACTGTACTCAAATAAGTGTCGCCCCCCCTACATTTGTAATATTTGTAAATGACCCCACACTTTTTGATAATAATTATGAACGATACCTTGGTAATCAGCTTCGCCGCAAACTGGCATTCCCGGAAATTCCTCTTAAATTTTATTTCCGTCAAAGATCACAGACAAAACAGAAAACGGAACATTCATAG
- a CDS encoding DNA gyrase inhibitor YacG, translating to MQKINCPNCRKILFYQVIKDLPYFPFCSNRCKLVDFGAWLDESYCIGEPMGSDGSTCIYEKGEEMDG from the coding sequence ATGCAGAAAATTAATTGTCCGAATTGCAGAAAAATACTCTTTTACCAGGTGATTAAGGATTTGCCCTATTTCCCTTTTTGCAGCAACAGGTGCAAATTGGTTGATTTTGGTGCCTGGTTGGATGAGAGTTACTGTATAGGGGAGCCGATGGGGAGTGACGGGTCAACATGTATATATGAAAAGGGAGAGGAAATGGATGGTTAA
- a CDS encoding FmdB family zinc ribbon protein, whose translation MPTYEYRCNECSHKFEMFQSIKSDPVKECPSCGRFSVERIIGTGGAIIFKGSGFYQTDYRSEEYKSSAKKESEIAKPETKDKKQEKKTEKTHAEN comes from the coding sequence ATGCCAACATACGAATACAGATGTAATGAATGTAGTCATAAATTTGAAATGTTTCAATCTATAAAATCAGATCCGGTGAAGGAATGTCCTTCCTGTGGTCGTTTTTCTGTGGAAAGAATTATTGGGACGGGTGGGGCAATAATTTTTAAAGGTTCAGGATTTTACCAGACGGATTACCGGAGCGAAGAATATAAATCCAGTGCAAAAAAAGAATCAGAAATAGCAAAGCCGGAAACAAAGGATAAAAAACAAGAGAAAAAGACAGAAAAAACGCATGCAGAAAATTAA